The Calothrix sp. PCC 7507 DNA segment ACTCATCGCCGGTATAACCGCAGTATTGACAAGTGTGGCTATCACGATGCAATATATTTCGGCGAGTGAGGGGAATTTCCTTGTAAGGAACGCGGACATAATGCCGTAGTCGGATCACCGTCGGCAACGGAAAGTCCGAATAGAGGTATCTGCCATTATGTTCTACACGTTCCGCCTTGCCTTTTATTAACAAAACCACGGCGCGACGCCAGCTCGTGATATTGAGTGGTTCGTAAGAGGCGTTCAGGACTAAAACCTTACCCATTGATAAGCGCTCAAGGTATTAGTTTTACATATATTAACACAGAAGTACTCTGGTTGGGAGATGAGAATAAATTATACTTCTGCCATGATTAAGTAGGTAGGCATAAATATTTATCGTTGGGAATAAGCAATCTTGCTATAGGCTTAAAAGTTTCTTGGTGTAAAGATTTTATACTCAGCTTATGTCCTCATCTACCTGACCACTGCTATAACTAGGAATTTTTCAGTGAAATCAATGGGGTAAACGTAATCATAATTACTGCTGAAGTGTTAATCATTTCTCGGTATGAAATATAGGGACTTGTGTCAATTCCCGGATGAAAGGTAAACTTCCAGATTAATCTGATTTAGCTTCTGGGAGTGCGAATAAATAGATCATCTGGAAGCCAGGTTGTGGTGATAGGAGTGAGTGAAAATGTTAAGTAGCAAACAAATTTCTGGTGTTGCTTCTCATCAAGAATGCGATACTTACGCTTGGTTCTCTCAACGTGCTTGGGTGGAGATTGATTTAGCCGCCTTGTCGCAAAATGTACAGCAGGTGGCAGGGTTTTTATCACCTAGCACCAAGTTGATGGCAGTAGTGAAGGCTGATGCCTATGGACATGGGGCGGTGACAGTTGCCCAAACAGCCCTGGAATCGGGCGCTAGTTGGTTAGGAGTGGCGACAGTTCCAGAGGGAATTCAATTGCGAGAAGGAGGGATTAAAGCGCCGATTTTAATCTTAGGGGCAACCCATACACCAGAGCAAATTCAGGCGATCGCTCACTGGAAACTCCAACCGACGCTATGCAGCCCCAAACAAGCTTTGATATTTGCCAACACCCTAGAAACAATCAAGTTTAATTCCCCCATCCCTGTACATATCAAACTGGACACAGGAATGTCTCGCTTGGGAACTAACTGGGAACAAGCGGCTGAGTTTGTGCAGTTAGTTAAACGCTTGCCCCATCTTACCGTTGCAAGTATTTATTCCCACTTGGCAACAGCAGATAGCCCTGACACTACAGTCATGAGAGAACAGCATCAACGATTTGAAGAGGCGATCGCCCAAATCACAGCCCTGGGAATCGAACTACCTTGCTTGCATTTGGCCAACTCAGCCGCCACTCTCACAGACTCGGCATTACACTACGACATTGTGCGTGTAGGTTTAGCAGTTTATGGACTCTATCCTTCTACTCATTTACAAAACACTATTCGCCTCCAACCAGTTTTACAACTCAAGGCACGAGTTACCCAAGTCAAAACAATTGCCTCAGGTACTGGTGTTAGCTATGGACACCAATTTATTGCCCCACGGGAATTACGTCTTGCCGTTGTGGGTATTGGCTATGCTGACGGTGTCCCCCGCAATCTTTCCAACAAAATGCAGGTGTTAATTCGCGGTCAGCGCCTACCGCAGATTGGGACAATTACAATGGATCAACTAATGGTGGATGTGAGTTCCATACCTGATTTACAGGAAGGGGAAGTCGTCACCTTACTTGGGGCACAAGGCCAAGAACAAATATCTGCTGACGATTGGGCCAAGGAATTAAATACGATCTCTTGGGAAATTCTCTGTGGTTTTAAGCATCGTCTGCCTCGTGTGGCGGTAATGTGAAGATAAATGAAACAAGACGCGCAGTGAAAATCTCTTTCTACTTTTTTCTTTAATTTTCCTGGCTTTGCAAATTTTGAGTTTTTTATGTTATAGTTATAAACTGATGCGGATGTGGCGAAATTGGCAGACGCGCTAGATTTAGGTTCTAGTTCCGAAAGGAGTGAAGGTTCAAGTCCTTTCATCCGCACTTATGAAAAGCTGCTACCTCCAAGATATGGGAGATTGTCTGTAAAAGCTTTATGTATCTTGGAAGCATAAATCTGGTTAACAATGCTTGGTTTAGCCCCAGAATAAGCTTTTAAGTGGTTACGCAAAATTATTTATGTTATTGCGAGCGAAATGAAATGTAGCGTAAAGCCTTCGGGAAGGCTTCGCCTACGCAATGACAAATGTATATTTAATTTTGCATTAGTACTTAGTGAGTATTGCTGATGATTTATAGGTTAATACAGTTGAGTTAAGATGATATGGTAATTTTGACCATTGGTGTCAACTTAGGCTTAAATCCGCTGAGTGTATGAGTTTTGCCCTCTCCTCCAGCCCCCTCCCATGTTTGGGAGCAGGAATTGGGCAAGCCAATAATACTATAGGTATAAAATAAAACTATTTAATTACAACTGACAGGATTAATATTAAATCTGAGAGATTATCGCTTGATTGGGAGTTACATAGATAGTGACACTAACTAGGCATTGATGTAATTTATCATTAGTAATTTACATAGCTAATGAGTAAGGATACTTACTAAAGATCAAACTTTAAGGTAACTTTGTAAAATCAGGTTTCATTTAAGTGCAAATACTTAAAAATTAGAGTTAAATATTTTAGGTTTACTAGTATTATTGCTGTGACTTTCGCATAAAAATTACTGAAAGACAAGTGCCTTTATCTAGTCTTTACATTTTTTTGGCTGATTCTCCAAAGATGTCTGGTAATCTCTGTATAAGTAAGCAAATTAACAACAACCTACGAATTGACTACGATTTTATAATCTGAAAGTAAGGCCGCTGTTGAGTTTAACTGCAAACTTGAATAAATCTTTTAGTATGTTATGCTACAAAGCACCAATACCTCATAACCTGATTGGTATTGTAGAGCAGCTTCTGCACAAATTTAGTTTACATGTATTGAATTTAGCTGAAGTAAAAGCAAAATGAACACAACTCCTCTAGGTAGCTACAGGTTGTTTCAGAAACTACATCCACTATCACTGTTGGCACAACTAACCAGTCGGCGTGCTACGGGACACCTACGTGTATATGCGGGGAAGTTTTCTTGGTCTATCTATCTCGAAGAAGGTAAACTTACTTACGCCTCTTATTCAGATAAACTATTTGAGCGACTTGACAGCCATTTACGGCGTCTGAGTCAGCAAATTCCGACTCTCAACAACACCATTCGTGTACAAATGCGGTTGATGTTTGAGACGAAGAATGAAAATCAGTCTGTAGCCAATGCAGATTATCGAGCTATTTGTTGGTTAGTAGATCAAGAATATCTCACCCCTTCACAAGCAGCGCATTTAATAGATGAATTAGCCAAAGAAGTGCTGGAATCTTTTTTGTCTTTAAAAGAAGGGAGCTATGAATTTAATTCTGAGATTTCTTTGGGTGAACTAGCAAAGTTTGGCCGGTTGGATTTGCGGTTACTGGTTGAACAGTGTCAGAAACAGTTACGCAATCGGCAAAATGTTCAGTCGCCAGTTCCCGCGAGTGGAGGTTCTGCATCTGTGGCTACAACTAAGCTACCACAAGCTCAGTCGCAATCTTCAATGAAAATTGGGCAACAATTACCACTACCAAGACAACCTAATTTTGAAGTTGCTGATGAACGTAACCAGACATTTGCTCAAAAAACTGTTGATAAGAAATTGTACACAGTTGCGTGTATTGATGATAGTCAAACGGTTTTGAATTCCATCAACCACTTTTTGGATGAGAATACATTTTCTGTGGTGATGATTAATGATCCAGTAAAAGCTTTGATGCAAATACTACGGAGTAAACCTGACTTAATTTTATTAGATGTGGAAATGCCAAATTTAGATGGCTATGAACTATGTTCTTTATTGCGGAGGCACACAAGTTTTAAAAACACACCGATTATTATGGTGACGGGTAGAACAGGATTTATCGACAGAGCAAAGGCGAAAGTAGTTAGATCATCAGGCTATTTAACCAAGCCTTTTACGCAATCAGATTTATTAAAAATGGTGTTTAAGCATATCAGTTAATTTTAGAAATAATCAGTGGTGGCATCGTAAGTAGATTTAGTAGCACGAATTTAATTGTTCAGGAGATTTAGCAGTGAATACTACTTTGCTCGGCACAATTCTGATTGTAGAAGATTCCCCCAGTGAATTAGAGTTAATGAGCCATTATCTGCAAGAAAGTGGTTATCACGTCATTCAAGCGACTGGTGCAAAAGAAGCTTTAGAAAAAGCTTTATTGGAACAACCAGATGCGATCGTTACGGATGTAGTTATGCCGGGTGTAAGTGGCTTTGAGTTGTGTCGTTACCTGAAGCGAAATCCAGTTACAGAGAAAGTTCCGATTGTGATTTGCAGTTCCAAAAATCTAGAAATTGATCGTTTGTGGGGGATGAGACAAGGTGCTGATGCCTATTTGACGAAACCGTACACACGTGAGCAACTCTTACGTGCTATTAAATCAGTAGTAATTTGAATCCATGAATAGTTCAAAAATTACACTCTCCGCCAAACATAGCCAACATAACTTGGGAGATGGCTATCTCCGGTTTCAGCTAAATCAACAAACTGCTGCTGTTTTATCAATGAGGCACACACAAGAAGCGGTGATAGTGCCTGTTGAATCCATAACAGCGATGCCAAATATACCTGCTTGTATCTTAGGATTAATGAATTGGCGGAGTCGGATAATTTGGGTGATTGATCTACCAAGAATGCTCAATTTAGAATCCTTAGACCCTAGACTCCGGCAGTACAATGTGATTGTTATTCGGGTGGAATCACTGCTTTTGGGCTTAGTTGTGCAAGAAATAAAAGGTACAGCTAAGTTCATGCCTGATGATATTCGTTCTCCTGTGGGACAAGTAGCATCTAGTTTGGTACCGTATTTACGTGGGTGTGTTGTGCAACAGCAAGAAATATTGCTGGTATTAGATGCACAAGCGATTGTCCATTCTTCCATTCTCCGCAGTGATTAGGGTGTACTACTAAGAAAATGGCTTTTTAGTGTTCTTGTTCACCTATTTCAGGGGAATTACTTTATGTTTAATAAAACTGACACGGCTAATAGCAGTAATGCTCGGAATCGAGCGTCAATAATCTCATCGGAAAAAGCTACTGATAATGTAGTGCAACTGCCACTAGAGTCTATTAATGAAACTGTTAATAATTCTCCCTTGAATCAGGCTGTTGCTTATGTGAGGCGGCTACATTTAGGCACGAAAGCCACGGTTTTAGCGATCGCTATCGGCACACTACCAGCATTGGGAATCGGTGCGATCGCTTATAAATTCGCTAGTCGCTCGATCACTCAACAAGTTACGCAAGCTCAAGAAACAGAAGCTGTCAACTTAACAGAGCAAATCAACCGTTTCATGTTTGAACGGTATGGTGATATTCAAGTACTGTCTAATCTGCCATTTTTGGTTAATTCCGAAGTTAACAAAATTACGCCTATTAAGGAAAAACAAGCAGTACTAGACCGGATTGTGGAAACTTCTAAGGTCTACGATAGCATTGCTATTGTTGATATCAACGGCAATCCACTAGTCACTACCAGCAAAGAAAATGTATCTAATCTCAAAGATCGAGATTATTTTCAAACTGCGCTGCAAAAAAATAGCGCGATTATCACCCAACCAGAAATCTCCAAAACTACAGGAATACTGAGTATTTATACGGCTGCACCGATTAAAGATAGCGTTACTGGACAAACGATCGCTGTAGTCAGAGCCAGGATGCCTGTGAAATCCTTAGAGGATGTACTCAAAAACTATTCAGCCAACGCACACGAATATCATTTAATTGATAAATCGGGAAAATTTTTCGCGGCTACAGAAAAGAATCAAGTTGGTAGAAATGCCCAAAAAGACTTTCCTGGTTTGGACAAACTCCAGTCAGCAAAAAAAATAGATAGTATCATCACCATTGATCAAATTGACAAGCAACCCCAACTAATTAGTTATGTCCCATCGAGAAAACTAGAAGGGTTGCCAGATTTAAAGTGGGATGTAGTGATTGCCACTGATACGGCAATCATCCTCGCACCGCAAAGACAGCTATTCTGGACGATCGCTATTGGTACTGCGCTCACTGCTTTGATTGTGGCAGCGATCGCCGCTTGGTTAGCTAAACGAGCCACAGAGCCAATTTTGAGCGCCACTGAGGCGGTGAGCAAACTCGGTCAAGGTCAACTCAACACCCGTCTGGAAATCCAAACAGAAGATGAATTAGGCGACTTGGCTGTAAATATTAATCAAATGGCAGACCAATTGCAAGTCTTGCTCAAAGAACAAGAACAAGACACCGAACGAGCAAAATTACTTGCAGATATTACCTTGCGGATTCGCAAAAATCTCAAAACCGAAGATATTTACAAAACTGCAGTCAGAGAAGTGCGACAAGCGCTGAAAACAGACAGAGTAATCGTTTATGAGTTAA contains these protein-coding regions:
- a CDS encoding HNH endonuclease; the protein is MGKVLVLNASYEPLNITSWRRAVVLLIKGKAERVEHNGRYLYSDFPLPTVIRLRHYVRVPYKEIPLTRRNILHRDSHTCQYCGYTGDELTLDHVIPRSRGGGDTWENIVTACVRCNVKKGSRTPHEAHMPLRHPPRQPYSSLYFEVSKHLKSGLHQEWQKYVIGL
- a CDS encoding chemotaxis protein CheW — protein: MNSSKITLSAKHSQHNLGDGYLRFQLNQQTAAVLSMRHTQEAVIVPVESITAMPNIPACILGLMNWRSRIIWVIDLPRMLNLESLDPRLRQYNVIVIRVESLLLGLVVQEIKGTAKFMPDDIRSPVGQVASSLVPYLRGCVVQQQEILLVLDAQAIVHSSILRSD
- a CDS encoding response regulator transcription factor — its product is MNTTLLGTILIVEDSPSELELMSHYLQESGYHVIQATGAKEALEKALLEQPDAIVTDVVMPGVSGFELCRYLKRNPVTEKVPIVICSSKNLEIDRLWGMRQGADAYLTKPYTREQLLRAIKSVVI
- a CDS encoding response regulator, with translation MNTTPLGSYRLFQKLHPLSLLAQLTSRRATGHLRVYAGKFSWSIYLEEGKLTYASYSDKLFERLDSHLRRLSQQIPTLNNTIRVQMRLMFETKNENQSVANADYRAICWLVDQEYLTPSQAAHLIDELAKEVLESFLSLKEGSYEFNSEISLGELAKFGRLDLRLLVEQCQKQLRNRQNVQSPVPASGGSASVATTKLPQAQSQSSMKIGQQLPLPRQPNFEVADERNQTFAQKTVDKKLYTVACIDDSQTVLNSINHFLDENTFSVVMINDPVKALMQILRSKPDLILLDVEMPNLDGYELCSLLRRHTSFKNTPIIMVTGRTGFIDRAKAKVVRSSGYLTKPFTQSDLLKMVFKHIS
- the alr gene encoding alanine racemase; translation: MLSSKQISGVASHQECDTYAWFSQRAWVEIDLAALSQNVQQVAGFLSPSTKLMAVVKADAYGHGAVTVAQTALESGASWLGVATVPEGIQLREGGIKAPILILGATHTPEQIQAIAHWKLQPTLCSPKQALIFANTLETIKFNSPIPVHIKLDTGMSRLGTNWEQAAEFVQLVKRLPHLTVASIYSHLATADSPDTTVMREQHQRFEEAIAQITALGIELPCLHLANSAATLTDSALHYDIVRVGLAVYGLYPSTHLQNTIRLQPVLQLKARVTQVKTIASGTGVSYGHQFIAPRELRLAVVGIGYADGVPRNLSNKMQVLIRGQRLPQIGTITMDQLMVDVSSIPDLQEGEVVTLLGAQGQEQISADDWAKELNTISWEILCGFKHRLPRVAVM